In Zingiber officinale cultivar Zhangliang chromosome 6A, Zo_v1.1, whole genome shotgun sequence, a single genomic region encodes these proteins:
- the LOC121997393 gene encoding endoglucanase 9-like yields MSMYVRNPWGGPLKLHADSATDDDRSRNLDFDPGALSMTSRQLDETQKSWLLAAPGSHGKKKTKYVDLGCLLVSHKLFLWIVGAVVVAAALAGLSAVVVKTVPRHHRPVPPPDNYTLALHKALMFFNAQRSGPIPKHNNVSWRGNSGMRDGLSDQSYRKSLVGGFYDAGDAIKFTFPASFAMTMLSWSVIEYSAKYEAAGELHHVKEIIRWGVDYLLKTFNSSADTTDNIVAQVGQGSSYCWMRPEVINYPRPVAICRDKCSDLMAETAAALAAASIVFKDDSAYSKKLIHGASTLWKFASKDIRHKNIYTGQRDATSYNSTSNFDELIWGGAWMYLATGNTSCLSVSTDPKLAQRAGAFRGGPQYGVLNWDNKLPGAQVLLSRLRLFLSPGYPYEEILGTFHKQTADIMCSYLPVFKSFNRTKGGLIDLNHGNPSPLQHVVNAAFLATLYADYLNAADIPGWYCGPDFYPAGALRDFARSQIDYILGRNPHRMSYVVGFGSEYPKRVHHRGASIPKNGERRHDCKGGRKWRDSKKANPNTIIGAMVAGPDKHDGFRDVRSDRNYTEPTLAGNAGLVAVLVALSGERTGVLDKNTMFSSVPAMFPDPPPPPAPWKP; encoded by the exons ATGAGCATGTACGTCCGCAACCCCTGGGGCGGGCCTCTGAAGTTGCACGCTGATTCCGCCACCGACGACGACCGCAGCCGCAACCTCGATTTCGACCCCGGGGCGCTGTCGATGACGTCGCGGCAGCTGGACGAGACCCAGAAGAGTTGGCTCCTCGCGGCGCCGGGGAGCCAcgggaagaagaagacgaagtaCGTCGACCTCGGTTGCCTCCTCGTTAGCCACAAGCTCTTCCTATGGATCGTCGGCGCCGTTGTCGTGGCCGCTGCGCTCGCAGGACTCAGTGCCGTCGTCGTCAAGACTGTCCCCCGGCACCACCGCCCTGTGCCGCCGCCGGATAACTACACGCTCGCTCTCCACAAGGCCCTTATGTTCTTCAACGCACAGCGAT CGGGACCGATTCCCAAACACAACAATGTATCCTGGAGGGGGAACTCCGGGATGAGGGATGGCCTCTCCGACCAATCATACAGGAAGAGTCTCGTCGGGGGATTCTACGACGCCGGCGACGCCATCAAGTTCACCTTCCCTGCTTCCTTCGCCATGACCATGCTCAGTTGGAGTGTCATCGAATACAGTGCCAAGTACGAGGCAGCCGGAGAGCTCCACCATGTCAAGGAGATTATAAGGTGGGGCGTCGATTACCTGCTCAAAACCTTTAACTCTTCCGCGGACACAACCGATAACATTGTGGCACAG GTTGGGCAAGGTTCCTCTTACTGTTGGATGAGGCCAGAGGTCATTAACTACCCGCGGCCGGTTGCTATCTGTCGCGATAAGTGCTCCGATCTCATGGCAGAGACGGCGGCTGCTTTGGCTGCCGCCTCCATCGTCTTCAAAGACGACAGCGCCTACTCCAAGAAGCTCATCCATGGCGCCTCTACTCTCTGGAAGTTCGCATCCAAAGACATCAGACACAAGAATATATACACCGGGCAACGAGATGCGACCTCCTACAATTCAACCAGTAATTTCGATGAACTTATTTGGGGCGGAGCATGGATGTACCTTGCGACGGGCAATACGTCGTGCCTTTCGGTGTCGACTGATCCCAAATTAGCTCAACGAGCTGGGGCATTTCGGGGCGGTCCTCAGTATGGAGTTTTGAACTGGGACAACAAGCTTCCTGGTGCTCAA GTACTGCTTAGTAGATTGAGACTGTTCCTGAGCCCAGGTTACCCGTATGAAGAAATACTGGGAACTTTTCACAAACAAACTGCCGACATCATGTGCTCATATCTACCGGTTTTCAAATCCTTCAATCGCACAAAAG GCGGTTTGATCGATCTAAATCATGGAAATCCATCGCCCCTTCAGCACGTAGTCAATGCAGCATTTCTCGCAACGCTTTACGCTGATTATCTCAACGCAGCTGATATTCCAGGATGGTACTGTGGCCCTGACTTCTACCCTGCCGGTGCCTTGCGCGACTTTGCTCGCTCTCAG ATCGATTACATTCTGGGTAGAAATCCACACCGCATGAGCTACGTCGTAGGATTTGGCTCCGAGTACCCTAAGCGTGTTCATCATAGGGGAGCATCGATTCCGAAGAACGGGGAACGACGGCACGACTGCAAAGGAGGGCGGAAATGGAGGGACTCCAAGAAGGCAAATCCGAACACGATCATCGGTGCAATGGTGGCGGGACCTGATAAGCACGACGGGTTCAGAGACGTGCGGTCCGACCGCAACTACACCGAGCCGACTCTCGCCGGCAATGCTGGATTGGTTGCTGTCCTGGTGGCCTTGTCAGGGGAGAGGACTGGAGTACTCGACAAGAACACTATGTTTTCATCAGTTCCGGCCATGTTTCCCGATCCCCCACCGCCACCTGCACCGTGGAAACCCTGA
- the LOC121994302 gene encoding L-ascorbate oxidase homolog: protein MSPTTLLMMLLSLLLGGVLPEDPYLYFTWNVSYGTIAPLGVPQQAILINGEFPGPNINSTTNNNVIVSVFNNLDEPLLFTWNGIQNRKFTWQDGVAGTNCPILPGKNFTYHFQVKDQIGSFVYFPSLGMQKAAGAFGGLRVNSRLLIPVPYDDPADDYTLLIGDWYTKSHKILEKTLDAGKPIGRPAGVLINGHSGKDASGNDDPPLFFMEAGKTYHYRICNVGLKVTLNFRMQSHSMLLVEMDGSHTVQNRYDSLDVHIGQCLSVLVTADQTPGDYYVAASSRFTKYSISATGIIRYNGSNTPPSKDVPPAPEGWSWSFNQWRSFRWNLTASAARPNPQGSYHYGSINITRTIKLVSSTAKVDGKRRYALNAVSHEDTATPLKLAEYFGIAGKVFQYDIIGDEPPQDTSTIKIAPNVLNMTFRTFVEVVFENPERTTQAYHIDGYAFFPVGMGHGSWTPESRSLYNNMDAVSRHTIQVYQRSWSAVLMTFDNAGMWNLRSELWERRYLGQQLYFTIQSPERSLRDESNIPDNALLCGDVVGLPKPPPYV, encoded by the exons ATGTCGCCGACAACGCTGTTGATGATGTTGCTGAGTCTCCTCCTCGGCGGCGTTCTCCCCGAGGACCCTTACCTCTACTTCACCTGGAACGTCTCCTATGGCACCATCGCTCCCCTCGGCGTCCCCCAGCAGGCCATCCTCATCAACGGCGAGTTCCCCGGCCCCAACATCAACTCCACCACCAACAATAACGTAATCGTCAGCGTCTTCAACAACCTCGACGAGCCCCTCCTCTTCACTTG GAATGGGATTCAGAACCGGAAGTTTACGTGGCAGGACGGTGTGGCTGGGACCAATTGCCCGATCCTGCCGGGGAAAAACTTCACGTACCATTTCCAAGTGAAGGACCAGATCGGTAGCTTCGTTTACTTCCCCTCTCTCGGGATGCAGAAGGCGGCCGGCGCCTTCGGCGGCCTCCGCGTGAACAGCCGCCTCCTCATCCCGGTGCCCTACGATGACCCCGCCGACGACTACACCCTCCTCATCGGCGACTGGTACACCAAGAGCCACAAGATCCTGGAGAAGACGCTCGACGCAGGGAAGCCCATCGGCCGTCCCGCCGGCGTCCTCATCAACGGCCACTCGGGCAAGGACGCCTCAGGCAACGACGATCCGCCACTCTTCTTTATGGAGGCCGGCAAGACCTACCACTACCGCATCTGCAACGTCGGACTGAAGGTGACATTAAATTTCCGGATGCAATCGCACTCGATGCTACTGGTGGAGATGGACGGGTCCCACACGGTACAGAACAGGTACGACTCCCTCGACGTCCACATCGGCCAGTGCCTCTCCGTCCTGGTCACCGCCGACCAAACTCCCGGCGACTACTACGTGGCGGCCTCCTCGAGGTTCACTAAGTACAGCATCTCCGCCACCGGGATCATCCGCTACAACGGCTCTAACACCCCGCCGTCGAAGGACGTCCCGCCTGCGCCGGAAGGTTGGTCGTGGTCGTTCAACCAGTGGCGTTCCTTCCGGTGGAACCTCACCGCCAGCGCCGCCCGCCCCAACCCGCAGGGCTCCTACCACTACGGAAGCATCAACATCACCCGCACCATAAAGCTAGTCAGCTCCACCGCGAAGGTCGACGGGAAGCggcggtacgcgctcaacgcggtGTCGCACGAGGACACCGCCACGCCGCTCAAGCTCGCCGAGTACTTCGGCATCGCCGGCAAGGTGTTCCAGTACGACATCATCGGCGACGAGCCGCCGCAGGATACCTCCACCATCAAGATCGCGCCTAACGTATTGAACATGACGTTCCGGACGTTCGTGGAGGTGGTGTTCGAGAATCCGGAGAGGACGACGCAGGCGTACCACATCGACGGCTACGCCTTCTTCCCCGTCGGGATGGGGCACGGGTCGTGGACGCCGGAGAGCAGGAGTCTGTACAACAACATGGACGCGGTGAGTAGGCACACGATCCAGGTGTACCAGAGATCGTGGTCGGCGGTCCTGATGACGTTCGACAACGCCGGGATGTGGAACCTGAGGTCGGAGCTGTGGGAGCGGCGGTACCTCGGGCAGCAGCTCTACTTCACGATCCAGTCGCCGGAGCGGTCGCTGAGAGACGAGAGCAACATCCCTGACAACGCGCTGCTCTGCGGCGACGTCGTCGGCCTGCCGAAGCCGCCACCCTACGTCTAA